Proteins from a genomic interval of Fusarium oxysporum Fo47 chromosome I, complete sequence:
- a CDS encoding aspartic peptidase domain-containing protein, which translates to MKSSLVGASLVSTLGLVQAQTIQWNIEGRHPQPHLARRAQTTYEEVISNDRSEGGYFTEVTIGNPPQNITLQLDTGSSDVWVPWNCADICEDDKNGKSGCPLGSFDPDKSKTFKHVAPGMFGITFVDDSYVKGDYFEDHFELDGAVINNLTMGLAIKTNISYGLIGVGYAKNEASGSTTDVIYPNLPVAMYQAGYINTIAYSVWLNDLDAKAGSILFGGVDTAKYVGDMHRIDIQKLDGHYYHFVVALTSLVATSSSGSDVLTSDSFPIQAVLDSGTTLSYLPQDLAHEIWEEVGAVWSPYYGVAVLPCAYGRNQGNFTFGFAGPDGPSISVGMDELVLSMTSNAANMPVFESGAYKGENICTFGIQNDTNDLYLLGNTFLRSAYVVYDLVNNEVGIAATDFNSTKSKRVPFKSYGATIPSATASSNQHRATEKPTVPGHNFTAAEGFQESDSNGNDDKDNAGSLLNPPTTPLALVVTTMSFMLAGGGIFSSIF; encoded by the exons ATGAAGTCGTCCCTTGTGGGTGCTTCGCTGGTTTCGACATTGGGTCTTGTGCAAGCCCAAACCATCCAGTGGAACATCGAGGGtcgccatcctcaaccaCATTTGGCCCGTCGCGCCCAAACGACATATGAAGAGGTCATAAGTAATGACAGATCTGAAGGAGGTTACTTTACTGAGGTCACGATCGGCAATCCACCTCAGAATATTACCCTTCAGCTCGATACCGGGAGTAGTGATGTATGGGTTCCCTGGAACTGTGCAGATATCTGCGAGGACGACAAGAATGGAAAAAGTGGTTGCCCTCTTGGAAGCT TTGACCCCGATAAGTCCAAGACATTCAAACATGTCGCGCCCGGAATGTTCGGCATCACCTTTGTAGATGACAGTTACGTCAAGGGCGATTATTTTGAAGATCACTTTGAGTTGGACGGCGCTGTCATCAACAATCTGACCATGGGATTGGCTATTAAGACTAACATTTCATATGGGTTGATTGGCGTTGGTTACGCCAAGAACGAGGCATCGGGCAGCACCACGGATGTTATTTATCCCAACCTTCCTGTTGCGATGTACCAAGCAGGCtacatcaacaccatcgcctACAGTGTGTGGCTCAACGACCTAGACGCCAAAGCCGGCAGTATTCTATTCGGAGGGGTTGACACAGCAAAGTACGTGGGCGATATGCACCGAATCGATATTCAAAAGTTGGATGGCCATTACTACCACTTCGTCGTGGCCTTGACCTCACTGGTCGCCACTAGCTCCAGCGGCAGCGATGTCCTTACCTCCGATAGTTTCCCTATTCAGGCCGTTCTCGATTCTGGAACCACGTTGAGCTACCTTCCCCAAGATTTGGCTCATGAGATCTGGGAAGAAGTTGGTGCTGTCTGGTCGCCATACTATGGAGTAGCTGTTCTACCATGTGCATATGGCAGGAACCAAGGGAATTTCACATTTGGATTCGCAGGCCCTGACGGTCCTAGCATCAGTGTAGGGATGGATGAGCTCGTTCTTTCCATGACCAGCAACGCGGCCAATATGCCAGTCTTTGAATCCGGCGCCTACAAGGGCGAGAACATATGTACCTTTGGTATACAAAACGACACCAACGATCTGTACCTACTTGGCAACACCTTTCTTCGATCCGCCTATGTCGTCTATGATCTGGTAAATAACGAAGTTGGAATTGCCGCTACTGATTTCAATTCGACGAAAAGCAAACGAGTCCCATTTAAGAGCTATGGGGCAACCATCCCATCCGCAACGGCATCAAGCAATCAGCACAGAGCAACCGAGAAACCAACAGTCCCAGGTCATAACTTCACTGCTGCTGAGGGATTTCAAGAATCAGACTCAAATGGAAATGATGACAAGGACAACGCGGGATCATTGCTTAACCCCCCGACAACACCTTTGGCGCTGGTCGTTACCACTATGAGCTTTATGCTTGCAGGCGGAGGGATTTTCTCGAGCATTTTTTGA